In Bacteroidales bacterium, the genomic window CTATCGCTTTGTATCTTGTGGTTTCTTCAATTGAGCCTTCTGCAAATAATCGAACATTGTACCAATCAGTGAAATCATAGCCGATATAACTAAAAATATACATAATTAATAGTATTAAAAACATTGAAGTTAAAGTATATTTAAAAATGTTTTTTATTTTTTTTCTATTAACAACAAATAATTGCAGACATAAAATAAAATACGCAATGATTATAAACCTTGTGTTGGTTAATAATGCACTAATACCACCTAAAATTAGGAATAATACAGGTATTTTCTTTTTATAGAAATATATAACACCGATAGCTATAGATAATAATGGTATGTAAGATAAACCCATGTCAAGAGGTGTATATCCAAATATAGACGTACGTCGTATTTGATATATTGAATATCCGCCAATGTCCTCACTTCTGTAAACAATGGATTTAAATAAATCAGGATTAAAAACTTGTGCTACTGATATGACAACAGCAATAATTATTGTTATTTTTAATATTTTAATAATATTTCTTATAAATTTATCATCGAATTTAGTATTATAAATTATCATTATAATAAAAAAAATTGATATATTTATGATATCGTAATATAATTGTGTTAGAACATGCCTTTCTGGCAAATCACCAATATGTGTACGAATTGGTATATAAATCATATAGAATAGTAAGGGAAATAGAAATTTTGGGACTCTTATTCTTTGTAACGATAAAATGTAAAAAAGGCCATAAATAAATATTATAAAAACAAATAAAAAAGAAATTGTTTTTGGTAAATCTAACATAAAATATAAAAAACCCAATACTGGGAACAATATCATTAAATATAGAATTGAGTAAATCTCTTTTTTTGCTCTTAACATTTTATATGATCTCTATTTGAAATAAATTAAATTATGAGTAACTTAATTTTTATACTAAAGATAATCATACTATCTGAATCTATTAACATTTCGAACCATTAGTTTCATACTTATTTAAATTCCTTAAATAATTCTTCTTCGTATTTAAGTATATTGGCTGAATTTCTTTTCTTCATAAATCTTGCTGGTATACCAGAATAAACTCCCCAAGCAGGAATTTTACCTTTAACCAACGAGATCGCGCCAACAGCAGAACCAATTCCAATCTCTGTATCTGGTAATATGACAGACCCACTTCCCACAAGTGAGTGTTTTCTTAATATCACAGGACCCTTCCTTATTTTTCTATACTTATCAGGAATAGTCGGACCAGTTAACGCATTTCCTAAATAGTCATCAGACGTTGAGTATATTGATACTCTTGAAGAAATACCTGAAAAGTTTTCCATAATTATACCACCACCGCCAAAAAGAGCTGCATATGCCGCTACATGAACATAAGAACCAATTATAATATTTCCACTAATAATGCAAAAATCATCTATTCGCACATTATCACCTATTGTTATATCTTCAACTTTATAAAGACTTGCTTTTCTACTAATCTTAACATTTTTTCCAATTTTCTTTAGTCCCAATTCACTTAATTCATCCAAATTATAAAACGAATTTATTAATTGCATAAATTACCTCGATTATTATTTAATTATTAAATAGTATTTTTATAATAACTTTTATGGTTTCATAAGATAAGTTGGGATATAATGGTAAACAAAGTATTTGTTTCGCGATTTTTTCTGCTACTAATAATTGTTCAGAACTTGCAGAATCCAATTTATTATACGGTTCAAACTTACTTATAAGTGGATAAAAGTATCTTCGAGTAAATATATTGTTTTGTTTAAGCAGTTTATACACCTCATCCCGAGATTTACCATATTTTTGTTTATCAATTAAAATAGGGAAATAAGAGTAATTTGCTGTAACTTCTGGAAGGTCTTGAAAACATTTTATTCCTTCTATATTCTTTAACACGTTCCGGTAATATTGTGATATTTTCTTTCTTTTATCAATATTTTCTTCCACATATCTAAGTTGTAATAATCCCATTGCGGCTTGTAATTCATTCATCTTGGCATTAATTCCAGATACTTCTACTTCAGTTTCACTACGAAAGCCAAAATTCTTTAAATCATCAATTATACGTTTCGTTTTAGCATCATGACAAATTATAGACCCACCTTCAAAAGTATTGAAAATCTTAGTGGCATGAAAACTCAAAATTGATAAATCACCCCAATTTAATATGGAATTATCATTCTGTTTTACATGGAAAGCATGTGCAGCATCGTAGATTACTTTTAGATTATGCTTTTTAGTTATTGCTTGAATTTTATTATTATCACAAGGGTGCCCATAAACATGAACAGGCATAATTGCAGTAGTCTTTTCTGTAATAAGTTGTTCAATTTTATCTGGATCAATATTCAGAGTTTTCTCTTCAATATCACAAAAAACCGGTTCACTATTATTCCAAAGAATGGAATGTGCGGTTGCAACAAAACTGAAGGGTGTTGTTATTACTTCACCTTTTATATCCAAAGCCTTCAAAGCCAGCATTAGGGCTAAAGTACCATTTGCTACTAAGCAAATATATTTAACACCTAAAAAATCAGCCAATTCTTTTTCAAACTGCTGATGAAACTGCCCATTATTTGTAAGCTGTTTGGAATCCCAAATTTTTTCAAGATAAGATATAAACTCGTCCAAGGGAGGTAAGGAAGGCTGAGTTACGTTTATTCTTTTATCTATCATTTTGTTATTATTCCATCCTCTCTGAATAGGGAATAATAATCATTTATTTGCTTTTCTAAAGAAAGATTTTCTTTGGTGATATTATAACAATTTATCTTAATTCTATTTATTTCTTCTTCACTTTTTTTAAGCATTTTATTTATCCCATTAGCGAGAGCATTGACATTGAAATCAGCAATTAGTACACCAGTAATATTTGTTTTAACAAATTCATTCGCAATCCCAGTGTCAAAAGATACAACAGGTAAACCACACATGAGAGCTTCGACAATCATAGCAGGTCCGATATCCTGTATTGATGCACTGATCCATAAGTTGCATAATCTATAAAAATCAGGAAGTTCATTTCTGTGAAGTCTTCCAAAATATTTAGTTGGATGTTTGAAAGTTTTTAAAATAACCTGACCACCAGCATAAATAAAGAGTATATTCCTCTCAGTTTTTACTAAATTAATCGCATCAAGAATATATTGTATTCCTTTTCCTCTTGCTTTTAAACCGTTTGCACCAAAACCTATGACATATGTATCCGATGATATTTTATGTTTTTCTCTTAATTTAGTATTATCTACTATTGGATAAAACATTTTTTCGTTACTTGATATATAGATTTTGTTTATTTTTTTGTCTTTCAGTACATAGCTTTGCTTAGCTCTATTAATAAGCCATTCAGACCCTACAATAACATTTAAATTCGTTTTAGAATAATATTCTTTTTTAAAATCAAGATTAGAATAGGATATATCGACTTCATTTTTTGAATATATCGCAGGACAATTCCCACATCTATTTTTATATCCCTCACAATCCCAGGCATAATGGCAAAGGCCTGTAAATGCAGACATGTCACACAACTGCCAGTAAATGGGTGCTTTGGTTATTTTATTTAACTCATATAGATTCTTTGCAGTGAGAAAATTTTGTGGGAAAAGATAAAAAATAGCATCCGGTACGAAATCAATTTTGTTAAGTATTTCGTTCGTACTATATAACATTTTAGTTTGATCATAATGTTGTACAGAATAATCTCGGTTAGAATTACGAATTTTATCTTTGATAATTTTTAATCTAATAAAACCGTTCTTTATTTTCCTAAAGATTCTATTTAATTTGTACCCTAAAAACGATTGTAAAGGAATAATGTCTTTGTCTTTATAATTACCCCATATTCTTACAATGAGCTTAACCTTATTACCTTGAATCCTTCTAAATCCATTTAATATATCAAGAGAAACAAAACCAGCAATTTTATAAGGATTTGAATTTGAGAGAATTAGTATATTTAACTTTTTATTTTCCCCAGATGCCATGTAAATCTCCTTGAATAATTTTATGATATTGAATAATTACAAAGAATATCCCTATAACTTGTGTAATAATTGTTGCAGAGATTACTCCTACAACTCCCATATGGAAGTATTTTGCCAATAATATAGATAAAGGAATATTCAATAGTGCTGCTATGATGGCGAGAGACATTTGTAATTTTACTTTTCCTGTTCCATTAATAAAATGTACAAATATAGTATTTAATGATAGTATAGCAACAAAAAGAGCCCAAGCGGCAGAAAGTGCAAAAGGAATAGCTACTCTGTCGCCAATCCATAGTTGATAAACTTTCCCGGAAAACAGTAACATAATAAGCAATACACAAAAAATTATACTCCATATTTGCACAAGTTTCTTAATTGACCTCTTTATCCAACCCAATTCTCCTTTTTTATATGCCTCTGTAATTGCTGACCAGAAAGGTGTTACTACAATTGCCATTACTATCATTATCATTCCGAAATATCTATGAGCAATTTGATATGGCGTTACTTCGGTAGGAGAAAATAAATGTGTTATAATCATATTATCTGTACTATATAAAACGACTGCCGCAATTTGGATAATAAAAAATTTTCCACCCAAACTGAATAGGTCTTTAAATAAACCGAAGTCGACATATTTTATTTTTGGGCTCAAATCCTTAAATGAGATTGAAAAAAAAATAAATGAAAACAGAATTAAGACTAATACTGGAGTAACGCTAAAGGTTATACCAAGATATAATAATGAACCTTTGGTAGTATGCAGAAGAATGTAAATAATTAATAACTGGATTAATTTTGCTAATGTTGTAATCATATTTACGAAAGCAGGCTTTTGTTTAGCATATAAAATACTATTTATAAGTTTAAATATAAATCGAAAAGAAAAAAAACCGAAAATTATAATGGCTAATAATTTTAATTCTTTTGGGGATACTTCTTCTGTATTTAACAATAATGACCAATCTAGAAAAGTATTAACTATTAAAAAAAATGTTAAAAAAGTTATGGAAATGATTGTAATAATGGTATATGCTGTAGATATGTATTTCTTAGCCAAATTAATATTTTCTACAGCAAGAGCTTCACTCAATTTATTTCTTAATCCATGTCCCAACCCTACATCAAAAAAAACAAACCACATTACAAAGGAACTAAGAGTTAACCAAATACCATATCTTGTTTGATCAAGATATCCTAAAATTAAAGGAACTAGTAAAATTCCTATTATAATATCTATACCCTTTATAATAAAGGATAAAGTAATATTTTTTTTAACTTTTTTTGTCCGCTCATTCCCAGTGAAAAAGAACATGTTAACTTTAAAAAATAAATTAATTAATAAAGAATTCTGTTTCATTTTATATAGTGTAATCTTTTCAAGATTTTGTTATCTAGATATAAGAATTTTTCGCAAATAATCCGCATAAGTTGATTTTCCATACGATTGTATCATTTCACTTAATTGT contains:
- a CDS encoding O-antigen ligase family protein; this translates as MIYIPIRTHIGDLPERHVLTQLYYDIINISIFFIIMIIYNTKFDDKFIRNIIKILKITIIIAVVISVAQVFNPDLFKSIVYRSEDIGGYSIYQIRRTSIFGYTPLDMGLSYIPLLSIAIGVIYFYKKKIPVLFLILGGISALLTNTRFIIIAYFILCLQLFVVNRKKIKNIFKYTLTSMFLILLIMYIFSYIGYDFTDWYNVRLFAEGSIEETTRYKAIENFLKFYPRYWLFGNGEFSSAEIKTASRAIGSSQIHVGYLAHLVSYGFIGSFFLYCFWFSLAKKLYKTAKQTNYWGSFFAFLTFLWAQATLVHYSIFFYGLIFAFVFDKYFQDKHNQRMLYMEKNNRANSSKKK
- a CDS encoding oligosaccharide flippase family protein — protein: MKQNSLLINLFFKVNMFFFTGNERTKKVKKNITLSFIIKGIDIIIGILLVPLILGYLDQTRYGIWLTLSSFVMWFVFFDVGLGHGLRNKLSEALAVENINLAKKYISTAYTIITIISITFLTFFLIVNTFLDWSLLLNTEEVSPKELKLLAIIIFGFFSFRFIFKLINSILYAKQKPAFVNMITTLAKLIQLLIIYILLHTTKGSLLYLGITFSVTPVLVLILFSFIFFSISFKDLSPKIKYVDFGLFKDLFSLGGKFFIIQIAAVVLYSTDNMIITHLFSPTEVTPYQIAHRYFGMIMIVMAIVVTPFWSAITEAYKKGELGWIKRSIKKLVQIWSIIFCVLLIMLLFSGKVYQLWIGDRVAIPFALSAAWALFVAILSLNTIFVHFINGTGKVKLQMSLAIIAALLNIPLSILLAKYFHMGVVGVISATIITQVIGIFFVIIQYHKIIQGDLHGIWGK
- a CDS encoding glycosyltransferase, which codes for MASGENKKLNILILSNSNPYKIAGFVSLDILNGFRRIQGNKVKLIVRIWGNYKDKDIIPLQSFLGYKLNRIFRKIKNGFIRLKIIKDKIRNSNRDYSVQHYDQTKMLYSTNEILNKIDFVPDAIFYLFPQNFLTAKNLYELNKITKAPIYWQLCDMSAFTGLCHYAWDCEGYKNRCGNCPAIYSKNEVDISYSNLDFKKEYYSKTNLNVIVGSEWLINRAKQSYVLKDKKINKIYISSNEKMFYPIVDNTKLREKHKISSDTYVIGFGANGLKARGKGIQYILDAINLVKTERNILFIYAGGQVILKTFKHPTKYFGRLHRNELPDFYRLCNLWISASIQDIGPAMIVEALMCGLPVVSFDTGIANEFVKTNITGVLIADFNVNALANGINKMLKKSEEEINRIKINCYNITKENLSLEKQINDYYSLFREDGIITK
- a CDS encoding acyltransferase — its product is MDELSELGLKKIGKNVKISRKASLYKVEDITIGDNVRIDDFCIISGNIIIGSYVHVAAYAALFGGGGIIMENFSGISSRVSIYSTSDDYLGNALTGPTIPDKYRKIRKGPVILRKHSLVGSGSVILPDTEIGIGSAVGAISLVKGKIPAWGVYSGIPARFMKKRNSANILKYEEELFKEFK
- a CDS encoding DegT/DnrJ/EryC1/StrS family aminotransferase; this translates as MIDKRINVTQPSLPPLDEFISYLEKIWDSKQLTNNGQFHQQFEKELADFLGVKYICLVANGTLALMLALKALDIKGEVITTPFSFVATAHSILWNNSEPVFCDIEEKTLNIDPDKIEQLITEKTTAIMPVHVYGHPCDNNKIQAITKKHNLKVIYDAAHAFHVKQNDNSILNWGDLSILSFHATKIFNTFEGGSIICHDAKTKRIIDDLKNFGFRSETEVEVSGINAKMNELQAAMGLLQLRYVEENIDKRKKISQYYRNVLKNIEGIKCFQDLPEVTANYSYFPILIDKQKYGKSRDEVYKLLKQNNIFTRRYFYPLISKFEPYNKLDSASSEQLLVAEKIAKQILCLPLYPNLSYETIKVIIKILFNN